The nucleotide window AGCGGGTCGGAAGCAGGACGCGGGAAACCGACCCCAAAAAACTCCGTGCGTCGCGCTCTTTTTGCTGTAATCGCCGCTTTTCTTCGCCAGAAAGTTCGACACGGTCGATAGCGAAACGGAGAATCGGCGGCGCGAACAGCGAGGTGACGATGGCGATGACGACGATTATCGTGTACATCGTCTCCGTCAGCACGCCGAGGCTGAGGCCGACAGTTGCGACGATGATTTCCAGCGCGCCGCGGGCGTTCAATCCCGCGCCGATGGCGATACCTTCCCAGTTCGACAGTCCGGCACCGCGCGCACCGACGAACGCGCCGATGAACTTTCCGGCGATGGCGACGCCCAACACGGCGGCACCGACGAGCAGGATGGACGGCGTGGTGAGGGCCGTCAAATCGACGCGGAGTCCCGCCGTGGCGAAGAATATCGGAGCGAAAATTCCGAGCGTGATGACCTCGAAGACGTGCCGGACCCCTTGGTCGAACCGGTTCACTCGGCCAACGAGAACCCCGACGACGAACGCGCCGAGGACGGCTTCCAGTCGGAGTGCGTGCGTGAGCGTCCCGACGCCCAGCGCGAGAATCATGACCGTCGTGACGAGCGAGAGGTCGCTGTTGAACGTGCTATCGACCCAGCGAATCAGGCGGGAAACGAGGCGGAGGCCGACGGTGAACGAAAGGACAAGGAAGATTGCGAGAAAAAGAATCGTCGTCCCGGCGGTCGTTATCGCCGTCTCCTCGGTGCCGCGGGCGAGTCCGGCGACGACGGCGAGGAGAATCCAGCCGACGGTGTCGTTTATCATCCCCGAGGCGATGGTCAACTGGCTGATTTCGCGGTCGATGATGCCGAGGTCGAGGAGGATTTTTGCGATGACGGGAATCGCAGAGATGGAAAGCGCGGTGGCGATGAAGAGGCTGAACACGAACCGGTTTCCGTCCGCCGCGAGGAACGCCGCCGGGAGCATCCACGCGATGCCGAATCCGAGGACGAACGGAACGACGATGCTCGCGCTCGCAATCGAGGTGGCTCTGCGGGCGCGACTGGCGATGAGGTCGAGGTCGGTTTCGAATCCGGTGACGACCAACAGCATGAGCAGACCGAGCCACGAAACCGCTTCGAGCAGGTGATACTGCGTCGGGTCGGGCGGAAACAGCGCGACGAAAAGGCCCGGAAAGAGCGCCCCGAGAATCGATGGCCCGAGGACGATTCCTGCGAGCAGTTCACCCAACACTGAGGGAAAGTCGAAGTATCTGGCGACCTCGCCGAGAACGCGGGCCGTCAGTAGGAGGACGAACAACTGTCCGAACAGAAACAACAACTCGTGACCCGCGAGCGGCGGAATGACGCCACTCGAATCGATTTGAAACACTGACACCTCTCCCCGTCCCTGTTCGACAACCGGACAGAAATACTCTTGTGCGAGGACGGGTGACTCAGTCTCTCACCAGCAGGGTCAGTCCCAAAAGACAGGCCAGCAGAACGACGATGACGAGTCGCGTGTTCGTGATGTGTGCCATTTCCGTCATCGTGTTGATGAACGTCGTGAGCATAGTGACGACCGTGAGCAGTTCCTTGAGCAGCTGTGGCGTGATTTTCATGATGGAAGGCCGAAGGGGGAACAATGGTTTCGAATACGGTTCAGGTCGGCAAGTCGGGCGGCTTCGATTCCTGACTCGGGCGAATCGCGTAGTCGTCGCGTGTCATTTAGTTTCTCTGTATCGTTTGGCCGCACCGGGTAATCGGATTGTGTCGTTTGACCGGGTTGGTGTGTCGCGTGCCATGTGCCGTTTCGCTCGCGCCGGGGTGGCGCGCATTCGACCATGTACCCGCAGGCCTTATCATCACCATCGACCGTTTTCAGTTCACGAACGGTCAAAACGGGTTAGAAACCGGCTAAAGCGGCGAAATTCGGCGGGACGACGGACGAGACGCGATACCCACCGCGACAGACTCGAATCAACGATGA belongs to Haladaptatus cibarius D43 and includes:
- a CDS encoding cation:proton antiporter domain-containing protein, with the translated sequence MSVFQIDSSGVIPPLAGHELLFLFGQLFVLLLTARVLGEVARYFDFPSVLGELLAGIVLGPSILGALFPGLFVALFPPDPTQYHLLEAVSWLGLLMLLVVTGFETDLDLIASRARRATSIASASIVVPFVLGFGIAWMLPAAFLAADGNRFVFSLFIATALSISAIPVIAKILLDLGIIDREISQLTIASGMINDTVGWILLAVVAGLARGTEETAITTAGTTILFLAIFLVLSFTVGLRLVSRLIRWVDSTFNSDLSLVTTVMILALGVGTLTHALRLEAVLGAFVVGVLVGRVNRFDQGVRHVFEVITLGIFAPIFFATAGLRVDLTALTTPSILLVGAAVLGVAIAGKFIGAFVGARGAGLSNWEGIAIGAGLNARGALEIIVATVGLSLGVLTETMYTIIVVIAIVTSLFAPPILRFAIDRVELSGEEKRRLQQKERDARSFLGSVSRVLLPTRCSVHAQLAAQLLGHIGRNRDIEVTNMYVVGASKSVSDSLAHRIRRRLSKYTRSSPNPRSNGGPSATNRTKNAVAEDCLDNTTRQLSLSQEMVHNRVRPRRGTVGETVTRELHRGYDFLALGMGIADGESARKTGDGTDRNPGDGSGAGRNPVNGTGRPLFELGIEDVLRATSTPVMAVNANVDSAGGPLDSVPIRRILVPTVGTEYSRHAAEIAFEIALDCNALVEVVHVIDLRRLHELFVGEADVSEAAEIGAEIVDREAALGRQLGANVLTDVLADDNPERAVIDRATTNEIDLIVLGSELRSLSRRAFFGYHVEYVLKNAPCSVAVVSSR